Proteins encoded within one genomic window of Apis mellifera strain DH4 linkage group LG1, Amel_HAv3.1, whole genome shotgun sequence:
- the LOC100578543 gene encoding uncharacterized protein LOC100578543 — MKDNIGDIDLELLAAFDDVPMLSQLENMILDPSYFDFDLFDCISNATLGTDSQQDASSSQQTYIRPPETEEKTEGDNTPKIEQTPKDEHHFLVPKIFNCMYCNKLIYDKKIWRKHHVKHVRQLLRCQCCGRRCYNVSDLRRHYKYYHYYDPREIIMDHR, encoded by the exons ATGAAAGACAACATTGGTGACATCGATCTTGag ctCTTAGCAGCTTTTGACGATGTCCCAATGTTGTCACAATTAGAGAACATGATCTTAGATCCGAGTTATTTTGACTTCGATCTCTTTGATTGTATCTCTAATGCGACACTTGGGACAGACAGTCAACAAGATGCTAGCAGCTCTCAACAAACTTATATACGGCCACCAGAGACAGAAGAGAAAACAGAAGGGGATAACACTCCAAAGATCGAACAGACTCCAAAGGACGAACATCATTTCTTAGTACCGAAAATATTTAACTGCATGTATTGCAACAAACTGATTTACGACAAGAAAATATGGCGCAAACATCATGTGAAGCATGTGAGGCAATTACTGCGGTGTCAATGTTGTGGAAGGCGATGCTACAACGTTAGTGATCTTCGCAGGCACTACAAGTATTACCATTACTACGATCCTCGTGAAATCATCATGGATcatcgttga